The following are from one region of the Alkalimarinus sediminis genome:
- a CDS encoding EAL domain-containing protein translates to MTGPTERHPSPELRLMTEFSAPKRSTILLHQIKASYRESLPLFAASIGCAIIVTLLLWNEYVPHTLLVGWLVSTTLFSLVQIGCIIKFRSVSEQRFSIKFWHSLLLVGSFINGAHWGFSALTMLPDTIGITQLIGLMSVASLLVFSTTVFTTNIKAFLCFVVPPFFSLITHTLITFYNYGYPFLFVVIMFAGFVIFSAYRHYKNRERTLIKELENESLIQYLDNDRRVAEELNEQLTNEVLSRENAEQQLLSAQKTLEQNVEQRTRDLTLTNERLNQQVALRKSISDALVKSQTRLSQAIEASQLGLWDWDLVSGTVYQSAFHQAFKQRELTSTDFINNLQQAIHPHDYPGAKQALSDYLKNKSEAYYVQYRIKDGEGWLWIEDSGKAVKFDGSGVPIRMLGTRRNINAEKKRDEQVRLAKSVFDHTSEGIFVLDSDFCFISVNPAFCDITGYAKTDIEGNCFIELSHTPKKYEVFEQAKEQINNSGQWQAEIFEKRKDGNYFPAWIQLNSIINSNGQIECYAGLLSDISARKEADEKLNYLLNYDDLTSLANRSLFKDRLHNAVNKSRKDDLKYNLIMVDIDRFKQINDSLGHETGDLLLKEVSKRITGAAKSPDTIARLSSDEFAILTQYNAEDAVSSQAEQILTAISAPYFIAENELLISCSIGISLLPADALELQPLLQQAAMATQQAKYLGGNNIQLYHQGLENQSKDYMEIEGELRKAMQNNELEVFYQPKVNVHSQCIESAEALVRWQHPKKGVISPAEFIHIAEDSGLIAEIGEFVLLESCLQAKQWADNGTAEITVSVNVSAHQLRHENLAQAVGNVLKTTKLPENQLELELTESSLMENLSAATALLKRLSDLGVSISLDDFGTGYSSLSHLKRFPVDGLKIDRSFIKDITSKPEDEAIVNAIIVLGHSLNLKVIAEGVESKEQLALLDQLGCDEIQGYFIAKPLSSQDMTTMLLQQKSG, encoded by the coding sequence ATGACAGGGCCAACCGAGCGCCACCCGTCACCAGAATTGCGTTTAATGACAGAGTTCTCTGCCCCTAAGCGTTCAACTATTTTATTGCATCAAATAAAAGCAAGCTACCGAGAGAGTTTGCCACTATTTGCAGCCTCAATCGGCTGTGCGATTATTGTCACGCTACTGCTGTGGAACGAGTATGTTCCTCACACGCTACTAGTAGGCTGGTTAGTCTCTACAACCCTCTTCTCACTGGTACAGATTGGTTGTATTATCAAATTTCGTTCAGTATCAGAGCAACGGTTTTCAATTAAGTTTTGGCATTCTTTGTTACTAGTAGGCTCTTTCATTAACGGAGCTCATTGGGGCTTTTCTGCGCTCACTATGTTGCCAGACACGATCGGTATAACGCAACTGATTGGGTTAATGTCCGTAGCTTCGCTTTTGGTATTTTCTACGACCGTTTTTACCACTAATATCAAGGCGTTTTTATGCTTCGTGGTACCGCCTTTTTTCTCACTTATTACACACACTCTCATAACCTTTTACAATTACGGCTACCCGTTTTTGTTTGTGGTAATCATGTTTGCAGGTTTTGTAATTTTCTCAGCCTACCGCCACTATAAAAACCGCGAACGCACACTCATTAAAGAGCTTGAGAATGAGTCATTAATACAATACCTCGACAATGACAGACGGGTGGCCGAAGAACTAAACGAGCAATTAACTAACGAAGTACTGAGTCGTGAGAATGCTGAACAACAGCTACTCTCAGCACAAAAAACCCTCGAGCAAAATGTTGAGCAGCGCACTCGGGACTTAACCCTCACCAATGAGCGCCTTAATCAACAGGTTGCCTTACGAAAAAGCATTAGTGATGCGTTAGTTAAAAGCCAAACACGACTATCACAAGCGATTGAAGCCTCACAACTCGGGTTATGGGATTGGGATCTGGTCTCAGGCACGGTCTATCAATCTGCATTTCATCAAGCATTCAAACAGCGAGAGCTAACCTCTACCGACTTTATCAACAACCTGCAGCAAGCGATTCACCCTCATGACTACCCTGGCGCAAAGCAGGCACTGAGTGACTATCTTAAAAACAAAAGCGAAGCCTACTATGTGCAATACCGAATAAAAGACGGTGAGGGTTGGCTCTGGATAGAAGATAGCGGCAAAGCAGTTAAGTTCGATGGCAGTGGTGTACCGATTAGAATGTTAGGCACTCGACGCAATATCAATGCTGAGAAAAAACGCGATGAACAGGTCAGGCTTGCCAAATCAGTATTCGACCACACCTCTGAGGGCATTTTTGTACTCGATTCAGACTTCTGTTTTATCTCCGTAAACCCGGCCTTCTGTGACATAACCGGTTACGCTAAAACAGATATTGAGGGGAACTGCTTTATTGAATTAAGCCATACCCCCAAAAAATACGAAGTCTTTGAGCAAGCAAAAGAGCAGATTAACAACAGCGGGCAGTGGCAAGCAGAAATTTTCGAAAAGCGAAAAGACGGTAACTACTTCCCGGCATGGATTCAGCTTAACAGTATCATTAATAGCAATGGCCAAATCGAGTGTTATGCGGGGCTACTGTCTGATATATCTGCACGCAAAGAGGCAGATGAAAAGCTCAATTACCTTCTTAATTATGACGACCTAACCAGTTTGGCGAACCGCTCACTATTTAAAGATAGGCTTCACAATGCAGTGAATAAGTCTCGTAAGGATGACCTAAAATACAACCTCATAATGGTCGACATCGATCGTTTTAAACAGATCAATGATAGTCTCGGCCATGAGACTGGAGACCTACTGTTAAAAGAGGTCTCTAAACGCATTACAGGTGCGGCTAAGTCCCCAGATACCATTGCACGTTTATCGAGCGATGAGTTTGCGATTCTGACTCAATATAACGCTGAAGATGCGGTCTCTTCACAAGCAGAGCAGATACTAACCGCAATCTCGGCCCCCTACTTTATCGCGGAGAACGAGCTACTCATATCATGTAGTATCGGTATCTCTCTATTGCCCGCAGATGCCCTAGAACTGCAACCACTGCTCCAACAGGCCGCTATGGCTACACAGCAGGCTAAGTATCTTGGTGGCAATAATATCCAGCTCTACCACCAAGGGCTCGAAAACCAATCCAAAGATTACATGGAGATTGAGGGTGAGCTCCGCAAAGCGATGCAAAACAATGAGCTAGAGGTTTTCTATCAGCCCAAAGTCAACGTTCACTCCCAGTGTATTGAGTCAGCCGAAGCGCTCGTGCGTTGGCAGCATCCTAAAAAAGGCGTTATTTCACCGGCAGAGTTTATTCACATTGCTGAAGATAGCGGGCTGATAGCAGAGATTGGTGAGTTTGTGCTGCTAGAGTCATGCCTGCAAGCTAAGCAGTGGGCAGACAACGGAACAGCAGAGATTACTGTATCTGTTAATGTATCAGCACACCAACTGAGACATGAAAATCTGGCACAAGCCGTTGGCAATGTTCTGAAAACGACCAAACTGCCTGAGAATCAATTAGAACTAGAGTTAACAGAAAGCTCACTGATGGAAAACTTGAGTGCAGCAACAGCACTGCTAAAAAGACTTAGTGATCTTGGCGTCAGCATTTCATTAGATGATTTCGGTACTGGTTACTCATCACTCAGTCACCTAAAACGCTTCCCGGTAGATGGGCTAAAGATAGACCGTAGTTTTATTAAAGATATAACCTCAAAGCCAGAAGATGAAGCAATCGTGAATGCCATCATCGTTCTCGGCCACAGTCTTAACCTCAAGGTTATTGCTGAGGGCGTAGAAAGCAAAGAACAACTCGCCCTACTCGATCAACTGGGGTGTGATGAGATACAAGGCTACTTCATCGCAAAACCTCTCTCATCTCAGGACATGACAACCATGCTCTTGCAGCAAAAAAGCGGATAA
- a CDS encoding TRAP transporter substrate-binding protein: MKRRHLFTVVGASVLGAVLSACSPSDKAADSKQTAQPAAAQETFKWKLVTSWPKNFPGLGEAPERFAKEVNRMSNGRLTVKVYGGGELVPPLEVFDAVSQGTAEVGHSAAYYWKGKIPAAQFFSTVPFGLNAQEYNGWIHYGGGLELWREAYEPFGVIPFAGGNTGVQMGGWFNKEINSLDDLKGLKMRIPGLGGEVLQRAGGTPVNLPGGEIFTALQTGTIDATEWVGPYNDLAFGLHKAAKYYYFPGWHEPGTALEITVNKKAFEKLPADLQAIVENAARVANQDMLDEYTARNNSALIELTTKHNVEIRKFPKDVLDELQVISENAIKEIADSDPAIAKVYDSYKAFRDGVIQYHEISEKAYINAR, translated from the coding sequence ATGAAAAGACGACATCTATTCACCGTCGTAGGAGCGAGCGTTTTAGGGGCGGTGCTTTCAGCTTGTTCACCGTCAGATAAGGCAGCTGATAGCAAGCAAACCGCACAGCCGGCAGCCGCCCAAGAAACATTTAAGTGGAAGCTAGTCACCTCTTGGCCTAAGAACTTCCCCGGGTTAGGTGAAGCACCAGAGCGTTTTGCTAAAGAAGTTAACCGCATGAGTAATGGGCGTTTAACGGTTAAAGTCTATGGCGGTGGCGAGCTAGTTCCACCGTTAGAAGTATTCGATGCGGTATCACAAGGTACCGCAGAGGTTGGCCATAGTGCGGCTTATTACTGGAAAGGTAAAATTCCGGCGGCACAGTTTTTTTCAACGGTTCCTTTTGGTTTGAATGCTCAAGAGTACAATGGTTGGATTCACTACGGTGGTGGTCTTGAATTATGGCGTGAAGCCTATGAGCCTTTTGGTGTAATACCGTTTGCAGGTGGCAACACGGGCGTACAAATGGGTGGTTGGTTTAACAAAGAGATTAACTCTCTTGATGACCTAAAAGGCTTAAAAATGCGCATTCCAGGCTTGGGTGGTGAAGTACTGCAAAGAGCCGGTGGCACTCCCGTTAACTTACCTGGCGGCGAGATCTTTACTGCGTTACAAACGGGTACTATTGATGCGACTGAATGGGTAGGCCCCTATAATGATCTAGCGTTTGGTCTTCATAAAGCGGCTAAATATTACTATTTCCCAGGTTGGCATGAGCCAGGTACAGCGCTAGAGATAACGGTAAACAAAAAAGCGTTCGAAAAGCTGCCAGCAGACCTGCAAGCCATTGTAGAGAATGCTGCGCGTGTAGCCAATCAAGATATGCTAGATGAATATACCGCACGCAATAACTCAGCGTTAATAGAGCTTACCACTAAGCACAACGTTGAAATTCGTAAATTCCCTAAAGATGTATTGGATGAGTTACAGGTGATCTCTGAAAATGCGATCAAAGAGATTGCCGATAGCGACCCTGCAATCGCCAAAGTTTACGACTCTTACAAAGCGTTCCGTGATGGTGTTATTCAGTATCATGAAATATCTGAAAAAGCCTACATCAACGCTCGCTAG
- a CDS encoding PA3496 family putative envelope integrity protein has translation MNNNNNAVVQSTKNQLVELFMDINKLDTKAKTKEKSTPQQKLAARRAIEQHFEKKRLQHDLDDYWFDG, from the coding sequence ATGAATAACAACAATAATGCCGTTGTCCAATCGACCAAAAACCAATTGGTAGAGCTATTTATGGACATCAATAAGCTTGATACCAAAGCTAAAACTAAAGAAAAATCCACCCCTCAACAAAAATTAGCCGCCAGAAGAGCCATAGAGCAACACTTCGAAAAGAAGCGCCTGCAGCATGATTTAGACGATTACTGGTTTGATGGTTAA
- the uvrD gene encoding DNA helicase II, with translation MDVSHILDSLNDEQRQAVAAPMRNLLVLAGAGSGKTRVLVHRIAWLMEIERLTPTSIMAVTFTNKAAKEMRGRIEKLLDLPPRGLWFGTFHGIAHRLLRAHWRDANLPENFQIIDSDDQLRVIKRVMRDLQLDETKWPPRQAQSFINAQKDEGIRAEYIEATSDLYMRTMAQVYKGYEEQCQRSGMVDFGELLLRSHEVWLNNPQLLAHYQERFRHILVDEFQDTNTIQYAWLRVLAGNRIPLTVVGDDDQSIYGWRGAKIENIQHFQNDFADSMQVKLERNYRSTSTILDAANGLIANNGSRLGKQLWTEENEGEPIDLYSAFNEQDEANYVADCIDDWVKKGNLRSDVAILYRSNAQSRVIEDAFIRQQVPYRVYGGLRFYDRMEIRNALAYIRLVHYRHDDAAVERVINVPPRGIGNKTISDIRDHARNESVTLWQACNEMISLGSLRGRAANAVQKFIDVIEDLADGATDLPLHTLVEKVINESMLKEFHGSEKGEKGQARVENLNELINATRDFEADDEEMEPLSAFIAQAALDAGENQAEEHEDSVQMMTLHSAKGLEYPLVFMVGMEEGLFPHSRSAEEPGRIEEERRLCYVGITRAMEKLVMTHAETRRLYGQEKYHAVSPFIREIPASLIQEVRLKNTVTRPVSFQRANDESWATAASSEAAFQLGQLVSHPIFGEGTVLNYEGQGPHARIQVNFLSEGSKWLVMSYAKLEAL, from the coding sequence ATGGATGTTTCCCATATTCTTGACTCCCTAAATGATGAGCAGCGACAGGCTGTAGCAGCACCTATGCGAAACCTGTTGGTTTTGGCGGGGGCAGGAAGCGGAAAAACTCGTGTGCTAGTGCACCGTATTGCATGGCTGATGGAAATTGAGCGCCTTACGCCTACTAGCATCATGGCGGTGACGTTTACTAATAAAGCAGCAAAAGAGATGCGCGGGCGGATCGAGAAGCTATTAGACCTGCCGCCGAGAGGTTTATGGTTTGGCACCTTTCACGGAATAGCTCACCGCTTGCTAAGAGCCCACTGGCGAGATGCTAACCTTCCTGAGAACTTTCAGATTATAGATTCTGATGATCAGCTTAGGGTTATCAAGCGCGTTATGCGAGACCTTCAATTAGATGAAACAAAGTGGCCGCCGCGACAAGCTCAGTCGTTTATTAATGCTCAAAAAGATGAAGGCATACGCGCTGAATATATAGAGGCCACTAGCGATCTCTATATGCGCACCATGGCGCAAGTCTATAAAGGCTATGAAGAGCAGTGTCAGCGTTCTGGTATGGTTGATTTTGGTGAGCTTCTACTTCGCTCACATGAGGTTTGGCTTAATAACCCTCAACTGTTGGCACATTACCAAGAGCGATTTAGACATATTTTGGTTGATGAGTTTCAAGATACCAATACCATTCAATATGCGTGGCTCAGAGTATTGGCAGGTAATCGGATTCCGTTGACCGTCGTAGGGGATGATGACCAGTCAATTTATGGCTGGCGAGGCGCCAAGATAGAAAATATCCAGCACTTCCAAAACGACTTTGCCGATTCGATGCAGGTAAAACTAGAGCGCAACTATCGCTCGACTAGCACTATTCTGGATGCTGCAAACGGCTTGATCGCCAACAATGGCAGCCGCTTAGGTAAACAGCTATGGACTGAAGAAAATGAAGGCGAACCGATTGATCTCTATTCTGCCTTTAATGAGCAAGATGAAGCAAACTATGTTGCCGACTGCATCGATGACTGGGTCAAAAAAGGTAACCTCAGATCGGATGTGGCCATACTTTATCGCTCAAATGCCCAGTCGCGGGTGATAGAAGATGCCTTTATTCGACAGCAGGTCCCTTATCGGGTTTATGGCGGGCTTCGTTTTTATGATCGAATGGAAATCAGAAATGCGCTCGCCTATATTAGACTGGTTCACTATCGTCATGATGATGCAGCCGTCGAGCGGGTTATTAATGTGCCTCCGAGGGGGATTGGTAACAAAACCATCTCTGATATTCGTGATCATGCTCGAAATGAGTCGGTCACACTTTGGCAAGCCTGTAATGAGATGATCTCGTTAGGTAGCTTGAGAGGTAGAGCTGCCAACGCAGTACAAAAATTTATTGATGTAATCGAAGATTTAGCTGACGGTGCAACTGATTTGCCGCTACATACTCTAGTTGAAAAAGTGATCAACGAAAGCATGTTAAAAGAGTTTCATGGTAGTGAGAAGGGTGAAAAAGGCCAGGCTCGGGTAGAGAACTTAAATGAACTGATTAACGCAACCCGAGACTTCGAAGCAGATGATGAAGAGATGGAGCCGCTTTCTGCCTTTATTGCCCAAGCTGCGCTTGATGCAGGCGAAAATCAGGCTGAAGAGCATGAAGATAGCGTGCAAATGATGACGCTTCACTCTGCTAAAGGTCTTGAGTACCCGCTTGTCTTTATGGTGGGTATGGAAGAGGGGTTATTCCCTCATAGTCGCTCTGCAGAAGAGCCAGGCAGAATCGAAGAAGAACGGCGACTCTGTTATGTGGGTATCACCCGCGCGATGGAGAAGTTGGTAATGACTCACGCCGAAACTAGAAGGCTGTATGGGCAAGAAAAATACCATGCTGTATCACCCTTTATTCGCGAAATACCGGCATCATTAATTCAGGAAGTTCGATTAAAGAATACCGTAACGCGGCCAGTGAGCTTTCAGCGTGCTAATGATGAAAGTTGGGCCACTGCAGCATCAAGCGAAGCCGCGTTTCAATTAGGACAGTTGGTGAGCCATCCAATTTTTGGAGAGGGGACGGTTTTAAATTATGAAGGTCAGGGGCCTCATGCCAGAATTCAGGTTAACTTCCTCAGTGAAGGGAGTAAATGGTTAGTTATGTCATATGCTAAGTTGGAGGCATTATAA
- a CDS encoding type IV pili methyl-accepting chemotaxis transducer N-terminal domain-containing protein → MNYFNKSVSIRVNSLSPLPLYFFAFLVMSGALLITSYSPPLNAQELTIDSAINKAGRQRMLTQRILKSYLLIGQNVDVDSAQRQLDQSIALFEQQLDELGEFTTDKGVTKSLDRVQRQWQQFRQRVLEEPNTKNAISIINEGDELLVSCEKVVKNLELMANSNKGKIINLSGRQRMLSQRIGMLYAAHSWGVDNREISKNLEIAIKEYDEALVRLQAAPINTKKISDALAKVASKWEFSRSGFSQMDNERYVPFIIQMTTESMLKKMNDITGMYEALGES, encoded by the coding sequence ATGAATTATTTTAATAAGAGCGTCAGCATCAGGGTCAACAGCTTATCTCCCTTACCCCTTTATTTCTTTGCCTTTCTTGTGATGTCTGGCGCTTTGCTGATCACAAGTTACTCCCCTCCGTTAAATGCGCAAGAACTTACGATTGATTCTGCAATCAATAAGGCTGGGCGGCAGCGAATGTTGACTCAGAGGATTTTAAAATCATACCTGTTGATCGGCCAGAATGTGGATGTCGACTCTGCGCAAAGACAGTTGGATCAAAGCATTGCCTTGTTTGAGCAGCAGCTAGACGAGCTCGGAGAGTTCACCACCGATAAAGGGGTAACAAAGTCTTTAGATCGAGTGCAAAGACAATGGCAGCAATTTCGCCAAAGGGTGCTAGAAGAACCTAACACCAAGAACGCTATCAGTATTATTAATGAAGGTGATGAGCTTCTGGTAAGCTGTGAAAAAGTCGTTAAAAACCTTGAATTGATGGCTAACTCTAATAAAGGCAAAATCATTAACCTCTCTGGGCGTCAGCGTATGCTCTCTCAACGTATCGGCATGTTATATGCAGCCCATAGTTGGGGGGTAGACAATCGAGAGATTAGTAAGAATTTAGAGATAGCGATTAAGGAGTATGATGAAGCACTTGTTCGCCTGCAGGCTGCACCGATTAATACTAAAAAAATATCTGATGCCCTCGCTAAAGTCGCATCTAAATGGGAGTTTTCACGATCAGGGTTTAGTCAAATGGATAATGAACGATATGTGCCTTTTATTATCCAGATGACAACTGAGTCAATGTTGAAAAAAATGAATGATATAACCGGAATGTATGAAGCGCTCGGGGAGAGTTAA
- a CDS encoding HD-GYP domain-containing protein, protein MPLHKDTLTDLNKKASIADKLKSLHLATQQHHPFISRIAVALYDHDTDLLKTFIYSSNDQTLLTNYQAKLSDIESLQGITENADPRVINDLTTLEHSQQTHTKALLDAGYLASYTLPMIVNDHFFGFVFFNAAEKNVFTEHVMVELDMIGHMIGLLIYNERSSIRTLVATVKSALDMTHSRDPETAYHLERMSRYTRLIAKTLANKYNFDDQYIEHIYLFAPLHDLGKIKVPDRILLKPDKLTNEEFSIMKSHPQDGRELIDSLLENYGLNGIGHVDMLRNIANYHHECVDGSGYPEGLIGEAIPIEARIVTVADVFDALTSERPYKKAWSNEAAYEKLKELSGKQFDPQCVDALLAHTDEIEEIQRTFIENDYG, encoded by the coding sequence ATGCCGCTGCATAAAGACACCTTAACCGACCTCAACAAAAAAGCGTCAATAGCAGACAAACTAAAATCACTTCATCTGGCCACCCAGCAACATCACCCATTTATTTCAAGAATTGCCGTTGCACTTTATGATCATGATACCGATCTCTTAAAAACATTTATCTATAGCAGCAACGACCAAACCCTACTGACCAACTACCAAGCCAAACTCTCAGACATCGAGTCTCTGCAGGGTATTACCGAAAACGCAGACCCAAGAGTTATTAATGACCTAACCACCCTTGAGCACTCACAACAGACGCACACCAAAGCACTATTAGATGCAGGCTATCTTGCAAGCTATACACTACCAATGATTGTTAATGATCATTTTTTTGGTTTTGTGTTCTTTAATGCTGCAGAGAAAAACGTGTTTACCGAGCACGTAATGGTCGAGCTAGATATGATCGGCCACATGATAGGACTACTCATTTACAACGAGCGATCAAGCATCAGAACCCTGGTAGCCACGGTAAAATCAGCGCTCGACATGACGCATTCCCGCGACCCCGAAACCGCCTATCACCTTGAAAGAATGTCACGATATACGCGACTGATTGCTAAAACATTGGCCAATAAATATAACTTTGATGATCAGTATATCGAACACATTTATCTCTTTGCGCCACTTCATGACCTGGGGAAAATTAAAGTTCCTGACCGCATTTTACTGAAGCCAGACAAGCTGACCAATGAAGAGTTCTCGATTATGAAAAGCCACCCTCAAGATGGCAGAGAGCTTATCGACTCATTACTCGAAAACTACGGTCTTAATGGTATCGGACATGTAGATATGTTACGCAACATCGCAAACTATCATCACGAGTGCGTTGATGGCAGTGGTTACCCTGAAGGGTTGATCGGAGAAGCGATTCCTATCGAAGCGAGAATAGTGACCGTAGCCGATGTATTTGACGCACTCACTAGCGAGCGTCCCTACAAAAAGGCCTGGAGTAACGAAGCCGCTTATGAAAAGCTAAAAGAGTTATCTGGAAAGCAGTTCGACCCACAGTGCGTTGATGCACTACTCGCTCACACCGATGAGATCGAAGAGATTCAACGTACGTTTATTGAAAATGATTACGGTTAA
- a CDS encoding ShlB/FhaC/HecB family hemolysin secretion/activation protein, which translates to MDVFLTGLRAYFLTISAFLLTFWLPIVASAQPLQDIGQSIQKQQLDIKKEQETLQREKLQRELDNDFKQLAPRIKEPAIKSADGQCFVIETILFAGLSGLPKRALSDVTEIAQAFVGRCLHLAEMSDIVSQINQYFLDHGLVTTRAFLPEQSLKKGELLIRVIVGKVKAIESNTLTTRNLTWAFPVESDQLLSLRDIEQGLDQINRLGSNQSTIKLIPGDLPGQSVVQVNNIKNDRFYARLGVDGTSIQQGDDYRARADFFADDLIGINDQLIVNYNQSLAETTRSLSKGLGFDYSFPWHYSLFSISGNRFEYENIVNGSNQNFEVSGDNTVFSLAANHTLYRNRSIKLDVASSLTTKDINNFIEDTRIDVSSRRLSVFRVETKHKQYLWKDMTVFLNLSIDAGLDILGADDDGQSIYPDKAQFVKYGFLTSAYKPLYSDLLGVWGLGASAQYQHTGDILPSSEKLLVASSSQLTGYGPLNLTGNTGGWLRFDANSPYFYRSDTTGAVLSSRISLMKGWVPHNSLQPFNYGNATATELAFIAQGYGFSLELMIGKTIASSSSLIAEPDNPEFGLKLAYNTL; encoded by the coding sequence ATGGACGTATTTCTAACGGGTCTTAGGGCCTACTTCTTAACTATATCTGCATTTTTATTGACATTTTGGCTTCCTATCGTTGCTTCTGCGCAACCACTTCAAGATATTGGTCAATCAATCCAAAAACAGCAGTTAGATATCAAAAAAGAGCAAGAAACGCTACAGCGTGAAAAGCTACAGCGTGAACTCGATAATGATTTTAAACAACTAGCTCCCCGTATTAAAGAACCCGCGATTAAGTCTGCTGACGGTCAGTGTTTTGTTATTGAGACGATATTGTTTGCAGGGTTAAGTGGTCTGCCAAAAAGAGCTCTTAGTGATGTCACTGAAATAGCTCAAGCGTTTGTTGGTCGGTGTTTGCACTTGGCAGAAATGTCAGACATTGTCAGCCAGATCAATCAATATTTTTTAGATCATGGGCTGGTGACTACGCGCGCGTTTTTACCCGAACAGTCGCTGAAAAAGGGTGAGCTGCTTATTCGAGTGATTGTTGGGAAGGTTAAAGCAATCGAATCAAATACGCTCACTACTAGAAACCTGACTTGGGCCTTTCCTGTTGAGTCAGATCAGTTATTGAGTCTTAGAGATATCGAGCAGGGTTTAGACCAAATTAATCGCCTTGGCTCAAACCAGTCGACGATCAAATTGATTCCGGGTGATTTACCGGGCCAGTCTGTTGTTCAGGTTAATAATATTAAGAATGACCGCTTTTATGCTCGGCTAGGCGTTGATGGAACGAGTATTCAGCAAGGCGATGACTATCGTGCCCGGGCTGATTTTTTTGCTGATGATCTCATCGGTATTAATGATCAATTGATTGTTAACTATAATCAGTCGCTTGCTGAAACGACGCGTTCATTATCAAAAGGACTGGGTTTCGACTATTCATTTCCCTGGCACTACAGTCTGTTTTCAATTAGTGGCAATCGGTTTGAATACGAGAATATTGTTAACGGCTCTAATCAGAACTTTGAGGTCTCTGGTGATAACACTGTTTTTAGTTTGGCAGCAAACCATACACTTTATAGAAACCGCAGTATTAAGCTAGATGTTGCGAGTAGTTTGACAACGAAAGACATCAATAACTTTATAGAAGATACCCGTATTGACGTGTCCAGTCGTCGTCTTTCAGTTTTTCGTGTAGAAACAAAACATAAACAATATCTTTGGAAGGATATGACGGTTTTTTTAAACCTAAGTATTGATGCCGGTTTGGATATTTTAGGCGCAGACGATGACGGTCAGAGTATTTACCCTGATAAGGCGCAATTTGTTAAGTACGGCTTTTTAACCAGTGCCTACAAGCCTCTTTACTCTGATCTGCTGGGTGTTTGGGGGTTGGGTGCATCAGCTCAGTATCAGCATACCGGCGATATATTGCCTTCATCTGAAAAATTATTGGTCGCAAGTTCATCTCAACTTACAGGGTACGGGCCTCTCAACCTGACAGGAAACACCGGTGGTTGGCTTCGTTTTGATGCCAATAGTCCCTACTTTTATCGCTCCGATACTACCGGTGCTGTGTTGAGTAGCCGAATTTCATTGATGAAAGGGTGGGTGCCTCATAATTCGTTACAACCCTTTAATTATGGTAACGCAACGGCCACCGAGCTTGCGTTTATAGCGCAAGGTTACGGCTTTTCGCTAGAACTCATGATAGGTAAAACCATTGCTTCGTCGTCAAGTCTGATTGCTGAGCCGGATAACCCAGAGTTCGGATTAAAGCTCGCCTATAACACGCTTTAA